The Methanohalophilus levihalophilus genome has a segment encoding these proteins:
- the purQ gene encoding phosphoribosylformylglycinamidine synthase I → MSIAIVQFGGSNCDLDVLHVLKDVVGADANLVWYKDADLSDYEGAVIPGGFSYGDYLRSGAIASRTPIMDSVRRMAEDGKPILGICNGFQILTESGLLDGALATNRYPKFRCEWTYLRVENTNTPFTSGFKEGQIVRIPIAHKDGNYYINDLGLENLEENNQVAFRYVDEKGNATGEANPNGSRNNIAGISNSEGNVVGLMPHPERASEDILGSADGLAMFKSMVEHC, encoded by the coding sequence ATGAGCATCGCAATCGTGCAGTTTGGTGGAAGTAATTGCGACCTTGATGTACTGCATGTATTGAAAGATGTAGTGGGTGCAGATGCCAATCTTGTATGGTATAAGGATGCGGACCTCAGTGACTATGAAGGAGCAGTAATTCCAGGAGGTTTCTCCTATGGCGATTACCTGCGTTCAGGGGCTATTGCTTCCAGAACTCCAATAATGGATTCCGTTCGCAGAATGGCCGAAGACGGAAAACCAATACTTGGAATTTGCAATGGTTTCCAGATACTAACTGAATCAGGTCTTCTTGACGGTGCGCTTGCTACCAACCGCTATCCAAAATTCAGATGTGAATGGACATATCTCAGGGTTGAAAATACTAATACTCCCTTTACTTCCGGTTTTAAGGAAGGGCAGATTGTCCGTATTCCGATTGCTCACAAAGATGGCAATTATTACATCAATGACTTAGGGCTGGAAAATCTCGAAGAGAATAATCAGGTTGCTTTTCGATATGTCGATGAAAAAGGGAATGCTACAGGGGAAGCAAATCCAAACGGTTCCCGAAACAACATTGCGGGAATAAGCAATTCCGAAGGGAATGTAGTGGGTTTGATGCCACACCCTGAGCGTGCTTCTGAAGACATCCTCGGGTCTGCAGATGGCCTTGCAATGTTCAAATCAATGGTTGAACATTGCTGA
- the purS gene encoding phosphoribosylformylglycinamidine synthase subunit PurS: MRYSAEVTVKLKAGMLDPEGTTIKRALEHLGYFPDSVRSAKEYLIELEAESSDMARDQIDQMCQKLIANPIIHDYTIDLREIE; this comes from the coding sequence ATGCGCTATTCCGCAGAAGTTACCGTTAAACTCAAAGCAGGGATGCTGGATCCTGAAGGTACCACAATCAAACGTGCTCTTGAACACCTTGGCTATTTCCCTGACAGTGTCCGGAGTGCAAAAGAATACCTTATTGAACTTGAAGCTGAGTCTTCCGACATGGCACGTGATCAAATTGACCAGATGTGCCAGAAATTAATTGCCAATCCTATTATCCATGATTATACCATTGATTTGAGGGAGATTGAATGA
- a CDS encoding CDP-alcohol phosphatidyltransferase family protein: MSPNTLTVLGLVVSAIAAFMFARGSMILGGVLLLLSGIFDVFDGAVARASNFTTRFGGVLDSVCDRYADALIFAGIIYGLISGNMVQSPLLGIDVWLWAMFAMIGSFLVSYTRARAEAAGSGVLNVGIAERSERMILLIIAAFTGFLGPILAFIALITHVTLLQRIISAKERL; this comes from the coding sequence TTGTCTCCGAATACCCTGACTGTTCTTGGACTTGTTGTCAGTGCAATAGCAGCTTTTATGTTTGCAAGGGGTAGCATGATCCTGGGTGGCGTACTGCTTTTACTTAGTGGTATTTTTGACGTATTTGACGGAGCAGTTGCCCGCGCTTCGAATTTTACCACCCGGTTTGGGGGAGTTCTGGACTCCGTCTGTGATCGCTATGCAGATGCATTAATCTTTGCTGGTATCATTTATGGCCTTATTTCAGGAAATATGGTACAATCCCCTCTCCTTGGAATCGATGTCTGGCTTTGGGCTATGTTTGCAATGATTGGTTCTTTTTTAGTGAGCTATACTCGTGCAAGGGCTGAAGCTGCCGGTTCCGGTGTTTTAAATGTGGGAATTGCCGAGCGTTCCGAACGTATGATCCTTTTGATAATTGCTGCTTTCACCGGTTTCCTCGGACCGATTTTAGCATTCATTGCCCTTATCACTCATGTAACACTATTACAGAGGATTATTTCCGCAAAAGAGAGATTGTGA
- a CDS encoding tetratricopeptide repeat protein — MSEYESAIECFEKALALDSTNPFVWYNKGVACSNLYDLECALSCFDEVLKIDPSYDNAWINKGLMLCMLGKHQDAIKCYENISFEGHSISDEKKAFVWNNKGIAHSNLEEYDDAINCFAHVLHIDPDYHDAKLNMQKVIRKLSENDNKV, encoded by the coding sequence TTGAGTGAGTATGAATCAGCGATTGAATGCTTTGAAAAGGCTCTGGCTCTTGATTCAACTAATCCATTTGTCTGGTATAATAAAGGAGTTGCCTGCTCCAATCTTTATGATCTGGAATGCGCTCTTTCCTGTTTTGACGAAGTTCTCAAAATAGATCCTTCATATGACAATGCCTGGATAAACAAAGGCTTAATGTTGTGCATGCTTGGCAAACATCAGGATGCCATCAAATGCTATGAAAACATCTCTTTTGAAGGACATTCAATTTCGGATGAGAAAAAAGCTTTTGTCTGGAACAATAAAGGGATAGCCCATTCAAACCTGGAAGAATATGATGATGCTATCAACTGCTTTGCCCATGTTTTGCACATTGATCCTGATTACCATGACGCTAAATTAAACATGCAGAAAGTTATTCGAAAATTGTCTGAAAACGATAATAAAGTCTGA
- a CDS encoding diphthine--ammonia ligase, translating to MTRIAAYFDLNLQNSFLEDLNKKLHARNHSNIRIYSEKEGWKYTHLVKPEFGCKNIIIEASTDKKKDTSGDAIVLDCDIVNLNHLVQKYAVRINSSNEILKEILRKKLQEIAPSKKSIAETLDNTLRDARGSYAIIGKLDNYVFLSCDLEGVKNLWYSCKNGFAAASEKKFLPTDTDAEKLDPRTILVFDTEEKACESFKRAHNFGFSRAEKECDTAAKELLELVEETTDIRIPDEPFGILFSGGLDSSLIATICKKVNPEAQFTCYTAGFGEESEVPDVEHARRAAERLGVKLKIATLSLEQAEKYLQKLVPLLETTSVPMVGVGLALYAATKAASEDGIKVLLTGSGADEMFGGYNRHKTAENLSEECLNDTLNIHIRDTYRDELIGSECGIIMRAPLLDRKVMEYALELPDECKMHDDENKYVLRLIAGKLGMTEETTHRPKKAAQYGSRSDKAIEKLAKKYGYSCKSDYLESLKNEDKPPLGVLFSSGKDCTYALHLMHDKGYPIKCLITIRSQNPDSYMFHTPNINLAQMQADAMEIPLIEWNTEGEKEVELEDLKNALQEAIDKFGIRGIITGALHSNYQRERIENICRELGIEAFSPLWGMDQENEMRELLDYGFSFIFSSIAAYGLNSNWVGREIAEGDIEKLVKLNEKIGLNVAGEGGEFESFVLDAPLFKKRIEILESKVIELDEYTARFVIEKALLVDK from the coding sequence ATGACCAGAATTGCCGCATACTTTGATTTGAATCTACAAAATTCTTTTTTGGAGGATCTGAATAAGAAATTGCATGCTCGCAATCATTCAAACATCCGTATCTACTCTGAAAAAGAAGGTTGGAAATATACACATCTAGTTAAACCGGAATTTGGTTGTAAGAATATCATAATTGAAGCATCAACAGATAAAAAAAAAGATACATCAGGAGATGCAATTGTATTAGATTGCGATATTGTAAACCTTAACCATCTGGTGCAGAAGTATGCAGTAAGGATAAACAGTTCAAATGAAATCCTGAAAGAAATACTCAGGAAAAAACTTCAAGAAATTGCTCCTTCCAAAAAAAGCATTGCAGAAACTCTGGACAATACTCTCCGGGACGCGAGAGGATCTTATGCAATAATAGGCAAACTTGATAACTACGTATTTCTCTCCTGCGATCTCGAAGGGGTAAAAAATCTCTGGTATTCCTGCAAAAACGGGTTTGCAGCAGCTTCCGAAAAGAAATTCTTGCCAACAGATACGGATGCCGAAAAGCTGGACCCCAGAACAATTCTTGTTTTTGATACAGAAGAAAAAGCGTGTGAGTCTTTTAAGAGGGCGCATAATTTCGGATTCAGCAGAGCAGAAAAAGAATGTGATACTGCAGCCAAAGAATTACTGGAACTGGTGGAAGAAACTACTGATATCCGGATACCAGATGAACCGTTCGGAATCCTGTTTTCCGGAGGGCTGGACTCATCATTAATTGCGACTATTTGTAAAAAGGTGAATCCTGAAGCCCAATTTACCTGCTACACAGCAGGTTTTGGAGAAGAAAGTGAAGTCCCGGACGTGGAACATGCAAGAAGAGCAGCAGAAAGACTTGGGGTCAAATTAAAAATAGCAACCTTATCACTTGAACAGGCTGAAAAATATCTACAAAAACTTGTTCCCCTTCTTGAGACCACATCCGTTCCGATGGTGGGTGTGGGCCTTGCACTTTACGCAGCAACAAAGGCAGCCAGTGAAGATGGGATTAAAGTCCTTCTAACCGGCAGCGGAGCCGACGAGATGTTTGGGGGCTACAACAGACATAAAACAGCTGAAAACCTTTCAGAAGAATGCCTGAACGATACACTGAATATCCATATTCGTGATACCTACCGGGATGAACTAATCGGTTCAGAATGTGGCATAATCATGAGGGCTCCGCTTCTTGACAGGAAAGTGATGGAATATGCACTGGAACTTCCTGATGAATGCAAAATGCATGACGATGAGAACAAATATGTTTTGAGGCTGATAGCCGGGAAACTTGGAATGACTGAAGAAACCACCCACAGGCCAAAAAAGGCAGCACAATACGGAAGCCGATCCGATAAAGCAATTGAGAAGCTGGCAAAAAAATATGGATATAGCTGTAAATCCGATTATCTTGAAAGTCTGAAAAATGAAGATAAGCCTCCTTTAGGCGTGCTTTTCAGTTCGGGAAAAGACTGCACCTATGCCCTTCACCTTATGCACGATAAAGGATATCCAATCAAATGTCTCATCACTATCAGGAGCCAGAATCCCGATTCATACATGTTCCATACCCCAAATATCAATCTTGCACAGATGCAGGCTGATGCGATGGAAATTCCACTCATTGAATGGAACACCGAAGGGGAAAAGGAAGTCGAGCTCGAAGACCTGAAAAATGCACTCCAGGAAGCAATAGATAAGTTTGGTATCAGGGGAATCATAACCGGTGCCTTGCATTCAAATTACCAGAGAGAAAGGATAGAAAACATCTGCAGGGAACTTGGAATTGAAGCATTTTCTCCCCTCTGGGGCATGGATCAGGAGAACGAAATGAGAGAACTTCTTGATTATGGTTTTTCATTCATTTTCAGCAGCATTGCAGCATACGGGCTTAACAGCAATTGGGTTGGGAGAGAGATAGCCGAGGGAGATATTGAGAAGCTTGTAAAGCTTAATGAAAAGATAGGACTAAATGTTGCCGGAGAAGGCGGGGAGTTCGAGAGTTTTGTGCTGGATGCGCCACTTTTCAAGAAGAGAATTGAAATACTGGAAAGCAAGGTCATCGAACTTGACGAGTACACTGCGCGCTTTGTAATTGAAAAAGCTTTATTGGTGGACAAATAA
- the pyk gene encoding pyruvate kinase codes for MDLPEHQTKIVCTIGPASSSESKLKQLIPAGLNVARLNFSHGDLEQHRNTIKNIRKAASDLNAIVNIMVDLPGPRIRVGDMGDEPVDIETGNFVYLTTDEVKGNSEIIPVNYSQLYDSLEPNSNVYLNDGFIQLLCHEITDKGARCEVLVGGILSSHKGMNLPRSKLFIDSITEKDLEFMDFALSEGIHTFSLSFIEKADDVKKAREFAASKGKNVYLIAKIERETAVQNIDAIIEEADAIMLARGDLGVEVPIEGVPILQKVIIHKANLAGKPVITATHMLESMIENNRPTRAEVTDVANAILDGTDAVMLSGETTIGKYPVASVRMMAEIAERTESWRNETGWGLDILTKGIDKIASSIRAKYNEGAVCTLGDDFGNINSSISDVIALQVNEAIQKLNVDYVITPTVSGRTPRHISRFKPKCWIYAMSKNSDICEQLALSYGVYPICVKDGKEDWENQAIDILKDMDIAYCGELVVLTQGASSESGSGTNLLKIFNIE; via the coding sequence ATGGATCTTCCTGAACACCAGACAAAAATCGTATGTACAATCGGCCCTGCCTCATCTTCTGAAAGTAAGTTGAAGCAATTGATTCCTGCAGGCCTGAATGTTGCCCGCCTGAATTTTTCCCATGGAGATCTTGAGCAGCACCGAAATACCATTAAAAATATCCGCAAAGCTGCCTCTGATCTTAATGCTATTGTTAATATAATGGTTGACTTGCCCGGGCCCCGAATAAGAGTTGGAGACATGGGTGATGAGCCCGTTGACATCGAAACCGGGAATTTTGTCTATTTAACTACGGATGAAGTAAAAGGCAATTCGGAAATAATTCCTGTCAACTATAGCCAGCTATATGACAGTCTTGAACCTAATTCGAATGTATACCTCAATGATGGATTTATCCAGCTACTGTGCCATGAAATAACGGATAAAGGTGCCAGGTGTGAAGTTCTCGTCGGAGGAATACTATCATCACATAAAGGAATGAATCTTCCCCGTTCAAAGCTTTTTATCGATTCTATCACAGAGAAAGACCTGGAGTTCATGGATTTCGCTCTTTCAGAAGGGATTCATACCTTTAGCCTTTCATTCATAGAAAAAGCAGATGATGTCAAAAAAGCCCGCGAATTTGCTGCAAGTAAAGGTAAAAATGTCTACCTGATAGCAAAAATCGAAAGAGAGACTGCTGTCCAGAATATCGATGCTATCATCGAAGAAGCAGATGCTATTATGCTTGCACGAGGCGATCTTGGAGTAGAGGTTCCCATCGAAGGAGTGCCAATACTTCAAAAGGTAATCATTCACAAGGCGAATCTTGCGGGCAAACCTGTGATTACCGCAACCCACATGCTCGAATCCATGATTGAAAACAACCGTCCTACAAGAGCTGAAGTAACCGATGTCGCAAACGCCATCCTTGATGGCACCGATGCCGTAATGCTCTCCGGTGAAACCACAATCGGAAAATACCCGGTTGCATCAGTTCGCATGATGGCTGAAATTGCCGAAAGGACCGAAAGCTGGAGAAATGAAACCGGCTGGGGCCTGGATATCCTGACAAAAGGGATTGATAAAATCGCAAGTTCCATCAGAGCAAAATATAATGAGGGAGCGGTTTGTACCCTGGGTGACGATTTCGGCAATATTAACTCGTCCATAAGCGATGTGATAGCTCTGCAGGTGAATGAGGCCATCCAGAAGCTGAATGTGGACTATGTAATCACTCCAACGGTTTCCGGACGAACACCACGTCATATTTCCAGATTTAAGCCCAAATGCTGGATATATGCAATGAGCAAAAATTCCGATATATGCGAGCAGCTTGCATTGTCATACGGCGTATACCCAATCTGTGTTAAAGACGGAAAAGAGGATTGGGAAAACCAGGCAATTGATATTCTGAAGGATATGGACATTGCATACTGTGGTGAACTTGTGGTGCTTACTCAGGGTGCAAGCTCAGAATCCGGAAGCGGAACAAATCTGCTGAAGATTTTCAACATTGAGTGA